In Ignavibacteriales bacterium, the sequence TAATTCCTTTCATCCTGCATTTCCCGGTACGTTAATTTCTGAGCAGGCAGAATCTTCCAGCCCTTCATTGGTCAAAGGCATCGCATGTATTGATCGCGTCGGTCTGCTGAAAGTTAAGGGCGAAGGCATTTTGCGCACTGTCGGTATTGCATCTCGTATCTTCACGACACTTGCGCGCAAAGAAATCGAAGTCATACTGATAACGCAATCTTCATCGGAACACAGTATCTGCCTTGCTATCGCACCTGAACAGACAAGGACTGCGCGGGAGGAATTAGAATTAGAATTCCGTGTAGAACTTCATCTTGGACAAATCTCAACAATCGCGGTGGAGACAGATGCTTCTGTTGTTGCTGTGGTTGGAGAACATGTGCAGAACATTCCCGGCGTTACAGGAAAAGTTTTTGAAGCGCTTGGTCGCAACGGCATTAATCCGCGAGCGATCGCGTACGGATCATCGGAACGGATCATCGGCCTGGTACTTTCTCAGAACGATCTTAAAAAAGCAATGAATGCATTGCATGATCAACTGTTCCTCTCGCAGCAGAAAACGCTCAATTTATTTCTTATCGGTCCGGGGTTGGTTGGGAGCGCACTGCTGGAACTTCTTCAGGATCAAAAAGACTATGCGCAAACAACGCTGCGCACGCAATTTAACGTCGTCGGTATTGTGAACAGCCGTAAAATGCTTTTTAATGAAAACGGAATCGATCTCACTCAATGGCGCCAGCTTCTCAAAGAGAGCAGCACGAAATCCAACCTTGATGAATTCACAAAAACGGTGCGGCAATATAACGCTGCGAATTCAATCGTCATTGATTGCACAGGAATCGAGAGCACAGTTCAGCAATATCTCCCGCTCTTTGACGCAAGCGTTTCAGTGATCACTTCCAGTAAAGTTGCGAATACGCTCACGTATGATTTCTACAAGAGGCTCCGCACCACCGCTTCAGAGCATGGAGCAGAGTTTCGGTACAGCACAAACGTTGGCGCCGCACTGCCCATCATCGATTCAATCAAGAGTATTGTGCACAATGGTGATTCTATCGAGCGGATTGAAGCCGTTCTTTCCGGCACACTTAGTTTCATTTTCAATAGTGTCAATGCGGGTACGCTGTTCAGCAAAGCGGTACGGGAAGCACAAGCGCATGGTTTCACCGAACCGGATCCACGTATTGATCTTGGCGGAACAGACGTTGGGCGGAAATTGTTAATTTTAATACGAGAAGCGGGCATCAAAATGGAAATGGAAGATATTATCATTGAACCGTACTTGCCTGACAAAGTATTTAAAGAAACCGACCTTGACAAAGCTCTCGGTGAAGCTGATGTAATTATCGACCAGAAGAAAGCATCGGCAAATCAGCATGGATGTTCACTTATGGTTCTTGCGCGATATGAAAACGGTAAAGCTCATATTGGTGTTGAAGAGATTTCTTCTTCGCACCCGTTCTATCATCTTACCGGCAACGACAATATCGTTTCTCTGACAACACGCAGTCTGTATCGACAGCCTCTCATCGTACGCGGCGGCGGAGCAGGAGCGCGGCTGACAGCATCCGGACTCTTTAACGACATTTTGCATATTTCACATTCAATGAGCTGATGTGTTAACTTTCAAGAA encodes:
- the thrA gene encoding bifunctional aspartate kinase/homoserine dehydrogenase I: MKILKFGGSSVGTAERIKAIVEIIRQSKNHHGEIVIVGSAMQSVTNKLIEASRQAFRGESYEEILKELEDQHISAANELMGNKNNSHVHRLIIKMFSELREFIHGIWILGEITNRTLDYVMSYGEQLSCSIIAEALNSSGIAAEYVDSRTLIRTDLTYGAANVNFDLTNWNILNHFKGNTALQVITGFIGCGPENETTTLGRGGSDYTASILGAALNADEIEIWTDVDGVLTTDPRKVPGAFSLESLTYEEAMELSHFGAKVIHPPTMLPALQKKIPIRIRNSFHPAFPGTLISEQAESSSPSLVKGIACIDRVGLLKVKGEGILRTVGIASRIFTTLARKEIEVILITQSSSEHSICLAIAPEQTRTAREELELEFRVELHLGQISTIAVETDASVVAVVGEHVQNIPGVTGKVFEALGRNGINPRAIAYGSSERIIGLVLSQNDLKKAMNALHDQLFLSQQKTLNLFLIGPGLVGSALLELLQDQKDYAQTTLRTQFNVVGIVNSRKMLFNENGIDLTQWRQLLKESSTKSNLDEFTKTVRQYNAANSIVIDCTGIESTVQQYLPLFDASVSVITSSKVANTLTYDFYKRLRTTASEHGAEFRYSTNVGAALPIIDSIKSIVHNGDSIERIEAVLSGTLSFIFNSVNAGTLFSKAVREAQAHGFTEPDPRIDLGGTDVGRKLLILIREAGIKMEMEDIIIEPYLPDKVFKETDLDKALGEADVIIDQKKASANQHGCSLMVLARYENGKAHIGVEEISSSHPFYHLTGNDNIVSLTTRSLYRQPLIVRGGGAGARLTASGLFNDILHISHSMS